One Spiribacter halobius DNA segment encodes these proteins:
- the truA gene encoding tRNA pseudouridine(38-40) synthase TruA: protein MPRIALGLEYDGTAFSGWQRQAHAASVQAALERAVGRVADVAGPLEVVCAGRTDAGVHATGQVVHFDTDAERPARAWVRGVNSHLPASIGVRWAAWPGDDFHARFSATARRYRYILLSDPLRPVLRRDRVAWTWKPLSLKPMQAAAQCLLGEHDFSAFRAVACQAKHPVRTVRELTLHRLGDCIVLDIEANAFLHHMVRNIAGVLMAVGAGERPVEWVAEVLAGRDRTRGGVTAPPGGLYLTAVRYPERFGLPDPAPPPAFA from the coding sequence ATGCCCCGTATTGCACTTGGTCTCGAATACGACGGCACCGCCTTCAGCGGCTGGCAGCGTCAGGCCCATGCCGCCTCCGTGCAGGCAGCGCTGGAGCGGGCCGTAGGCAGGGTCGCCGACGTCGCGGGCCCGCTGGAAGTGGTCTGCGCCGGGCGCACCGACGCCGGCGTGCACGCCACCGGCCAGGTGGTCCACTTCGACACCGATGCCGAGCGGCCCGCCCGGGCCTGGGTGCGGGGCGTCAACAGCCACCTGCCGGCGAGCATCGGCGTACGCTGGGCGGCCTGGCCCGGCGACGACTTCCACGCCCGGTTCTCGGCCACGGCACGGCGCTATCGCTATATCCTGCTGAGCGACCCGCTGCGCCCGGTGCTGCGAAGGGACCGCGTGGCCTGGACCTGGAAGCCCCTGTCGCTCAAGCCGATGCAGGCCGCTGCGCAGTGCCTGCTCGGCGAGCACGACTTCAGCGCCTTCCGCGCGGTGGCCTGCCAGGCGAAACACCCGGTCCGCACCGTCCGCGAGCTGACCCTGCACCGTCTGGGGGACTGCATCGTGCTCGATATCGAGGCCAACGCCTTCCTGCACCATATGGTGCGCAACATCGCCGGGGTCCTGATGGCGGTGGGCGCCGGGGAGCGGCCGGTGGAATGGGTGGCGGAGGTGCTGGCGGGGCGGGACCGCACCCGCGGTGGGGTGACGGCACCGCCCGGCGGGCTCTACCTCACTGCGGTGCGCTACCCCGAGCGCTTTGGCCTGCCGGACCCGGCACCCCCGCCCGCTTTTGCGTGA
- a CDS encoding phosphoribosylanthranilate isomerase, producing the protein MRTRIKICGITRPEDGVAAAELGADAIGLVFHAPSRRAVAPEQAARIVAALPPFVCVVALFLDPDRPTVERVLETLPVDLLQFHGQESAGFCTGFGRRYLKSVGMAGGDAEAVAAAHPRAAALLLDGHAPGAAGGSGERFDWSRALPTDRRLVVAGGLTPDNVAEAVDRLRPWGVDVSSGVESAPGIKDHRRIATFIEEVQRVQRD; encoded by the coding sequence GTGCGCACCCGAATCAAGATCTGTGGCATCACCCGGCCGGAGGACGGCGTGGCGGCGGCGGAACTCGGCGCCGATGCCATCGGTCTCGTGTTTCACGCGCCGAGCCGGCGCGCGGTCGCCCCCGAGCAGGCGGCGCGGATCGTCGCGGCGCTGCCGCCCTTCGTCTGCGTCGTGGCGCTGTTCCTCGATCCCGACCGGCCCACGGTGGAACGGGTGCTGGAAACGCTGCCGGTGGACCTGCTGCAGTTCCACGGGCAGGAGTCCGCGGGCTTCTGCACCGGCTTCGGCCGCCGCTACCTGAAGTCCGTGGGCATGGCGGGCGGCGATGCCGAGGCCGTGGCGGCGGCCCATCCTCGGGCAGCAGCCCTGCTGCTGGACGGGCACGCACCGGGCGCCGCCGGCGGCAGCGGCGAACGGTTCGACTGGTCCCGGGCGTTGCCCACGGACCGGCGTCTGGTGGTGGCCGGCGGGCTGACGCCGGACAACGTCGCCGAGGCCGTGGACCGCCTTCGCCCCTGGGGGGTGGACGTCAGCAGCGGGGTCGAGTCCGCGCCCGGGATCAAGGATCATCGGCGTATCGCCACCTTCATCGAAGAGGTTCAACGTGTCCAACGTGATTGA
- the trpB gene encoding tryptophan synthase subunit beta has product MSNVIEAIDAPVDYSRFPDQKGHFGPYGGRFVPELLMAPLDELAAAYARYRDDPAFQAELDADLQHFVGRPTPLYFAERWTRKVGGARLYLKREDLDHTGAHKINNTMGQALLASRMGKTRIVAETGAGQHGVATATVAARLGLECVVYMGAEDVRRQSVNVYRMKLLGARVVPVESGSRTLKDALNEAFRDWAANVDDTFYIIGTVAGPHPYPLLVRDFQAVIGRETRRQCLEQHGRLPDALVACVGGGSNAIGLFHPFLGDESVQIYGVEAGGEGVATGRHAAPLAAGRPGVLHGNRTYLMENEDGQIVGTHSVSAGLDYPGVGPEHAWLKDIGRARYVAVEDDAALAAFHGLTRTEGIMPALETAHAVAYAEQLARTMDPEQTIVVNLSGRGDKDINTVASLQGMEL; this is encoded by the coding sequence GTGTCCAACGTGATTGAGGCCATCGACGCGCCCGTGGATTACAGCCGCTTCCCGGACCAGAAGGGGCATTTCGGCCCATACGGCGGGCGCTTCGTACCGGAGCTGCTGATGGCGCCGCTGGACGAGCTGGCTGCGGCCTATGCGCGCTACCGCGACGACCCGGCGTTCCAGGCCGAGCTCGATGCCGATCTGCAGCACTTCGTCGGTCGCCCGACGCCGCTGTACTTCGCCGAACGCTGGACGCGCAAGGTGGGTGGCGCCCGGCTCTACCTGAAGCGCGAGGACCTCGACCACACCGGCGCCCACAAGATCAACAACACCATGGGCCAGGCGCTGCTCGCCTCGCGCATGGGCAAGACCCGCATCGTCGCGGAGACGGGGGCCGGCCAGCACGGCGTCGCGACCGCCACCGTGGCCGCGCGGCTCGGCCTCGAGTGCGTGGTCTACATGGGCGCCGAGGACGTGCGCCGGCAGTCGGTGAACGTTTACCGGATGAAGCTGCTGGGCGCCCGGGTGGTGCCGGTGGAGTCCGGCTCGCGCACGCTGAAGGACGCCCTGAACGAGGCCTTCCGCGACTGGGCCGCCAATGTCGACGACACCTTCTACATCATCGGCACCGTTGCCGGCCCGCATCCCTATCCGCTGCTGGTGCGCGACTTCCAGGCGGTGATCGGGCGCGAGACCCGCCGCCAGTGCCTGGAGCAGCACGGCCGGCTGCCGGATGCCCTGGTGGCCTGTGTCGGCGGTGGCTCCAACGCAATCGGGCTGTTCCATCCCTTCCTCGGTGACGAGTCGGTGCAGATCTACGGCGTCGAGGCCGGCGGTGAGGGGGTGGCCACCGGACGTCACGCCGCCCCGCTCGCCGCCGGCCGCCCCGGCGTGCTGCACGGCAACCGCACCTACCTGATGGAGAACGAGGACGGCCAGATCGTCGGCACCCACTCCGTCTCCGCCGGCCTCGACTATCCCGGGGTCGGGCCCGAGCACGCCTGGCTGAAGGACATCGGTCGCGCCCGCTACGTGGCCGTGGAGGACGACGCCGCGCTTGCCGCGTTCCATGGGCTGACCCGCACGGAGGGCATCATGCCGGCGCTGGAGACGGCCCATGCCGTGGCCTATGCCGAGCAGCTCGCGCGCACCATGGACCCGGAGCAGACCATCGTGGTGAACCTCTCCGGCCGCGGCGACAAGGACATCAACACCGTGGCCTCGCTGCAGGGGATGGAGCTATGA
- the trpA gene encoding tryptophan synthase subunit alpha: MSRIARRFEQCRSAGRRALVPYITGGDPTPDATVGLMRELVAAGADIIEVGMPFSDPMADGPVIQAACERALAGGTGIAGVLESIRAFRREDNDTPVVLMGYLNPIERMGYAGFAREAAAAGVDGVLTVDLPPEEGDDLMAALGTHDLDPIWLIAPTTSDERIRAICGAARGFVYYVSLKGVTGAASLDVDDVAGHVESIRRATQLPVGVGFGVRSAEDAAQLGRVADAVVVGSAIVSRIAEHADDPDAMLRAVGRFTRELRQGLDGLATGEAAS, from the coding sequence ATGAGCCGCATCGCACGCCGCTTCGAGCAGTGCCGCAGCGCCGGGCGCCGGGCGCTCGTGCCCTATATCACCGGCGGCGATCCGACGCCGGACGCCACCGTCGGGCTCATGCGCGAGCTGGTGGCGGCCGGCGCGGACATCATCGAGGTGGGAATGCCCTTCTCCGACCCGATGGCGGACGGACCGGTGATCCAGGCGGCCTGTGAGCGGGCGCTGGCCGGCGGCACGGGCATCGCCGGGGTGCTCGAGAGCATCCGGGCGTTCCGCCGCGAGGACAACGACACCCCCGTGGTGCTCATGGGCTACCTCAACCCCATCGAGCGGATGGGCTATGCCGGCTTCGCCCGGGAGGCGGCCGCAGCGGGTGTGGACGGCGTGCTGACCGTGGACCTCCCGCCGGAGGAGGGGGATGACCTCATGGCCGCCCTCGGCACCCACGATCTCGACCCCATCTGGCTGATCGCCCCTACCACGAGCGACGAGCGCATCCGTGCCATCTGCGGTGCTGCCCGGGGGTTTGTCTACTACGTCTCGCTCAAGGGCGTCACCGGCGCGGCGAGCCTGGACGTGGACGACGTCGCCGGGCACGTCGAAAGTATCCGCCGCGCCACCCAGCTCCCCGTCGGTGTCGGCTTTGGCGTGCGCAGTGCCGAGGATGCGGCGCAGCTCGGCCGGGTGGCGGACGCCGTGGTGGTCGGCAGCGCCATCGTCTCCCGCATCGCCGAGCACGCCGACGATCCGGATGCGATGCTGCGCGCCGTGGGCCGCTTCACCCGTGAGCTGCGCCAGGGGCTGGACGGGCTCGCCACCGGGGAGGCTGCCTCATGA
- the accD gene encoding acetyl-CoA carboxylase, carboxyltransferase subunit beta, with amino-acid sequence MSWFEKLMPSRIRTEAANRSRSVPEGLWTKCDTCNAVLYRPELERNLEVCPKCAQHMRIGARRRLEVFLDPGSRVEIGAEVQPSDVLRFRDSKKYKDRLAQAQKSTGERDALVAMSGHVHGVPVVAAAFEFAFMGGSMGAVVGERFVRAADTALAERAPLVCFAASGGARMQEALFSLLQMAKTSAALARLSEAGVPYVSVLTDPTMGGVSASLAMLGDVNVAEPGALIGFAGPRVIEQTVRETLPEGFQRSEFLLDHGAIDLIVDRREQRDRIASLLAVLSHRPSPRVKRLASA; translated from the coding sequence ATGAGCTGGTTCGAGAAGCTCATGCCCTCGCGCATCCGCACCGAGGCGGCCAACCGCAGCCGCAGCGTCCCCGAGGGGCTGTGGACCAAGTGCGATACCTGCAACGCCGTGCTCTACCGCCCGGAGCTCGAGCGCAATCTCGAAGTCTGCCCGAAGTGCGCGCAGCACATGCGCATCGGTGCGCGGCGCCGGCTCGAGGTGTTCCTGGATCCGGGCAGCCGGGTCGAGATCGGCGCCGAGGTGCAGCCCAGCGACGTCCTGCGCTTCCGCGACAGCAAGAAGTACAAGGACCGCCTTGCCCAGGCCCAGAAGAGCACCGGCGAGCGTGACGCGCTGGTGGCCATGAGTGGCCATGTCCACGGGGTGCCGGTGGTGGCGGCGGCCTTCGAGTTCGCCTTCATGGGCGGCTCCATGGGGGCGGTGGTCGGTGAGCGCTTCGTGCGCGCGGCGGATACGGCGCTGGCCGAGCGCGCCCCCCTGGTCTGCTTCGCCGCAAGCGGCGGCGCGCGCATGCAGGAGGCGCTGTTCTCGCTGCTGCAGATGGCCAAGACCAGCGCCGCCCTGGCGCGTCTGTCCGAGGCCGGCGTCCCCTACGTCTCGGTGCTCACGGACCCCACCATGGGCGGTGTCTCCGCCAGCCTCGCCATGCTCGGCGACGTCAACGTCGCCGAGCCCGGGGCGCTGATCGGCTTCGCCGGCCCGCGGGTCATCGAGCAGACCGTCCGGGAAACCCTGCCGGAGGGCTTCCAGCGCAGCGAATTCCTGCTCGATCACGGCGCCATCGACCTCATCGTCGACCGCCGCGAGCAGCGCGACCGCATCGCCAGCCTGCTGGCCGTGCTGAGCCATCGCCCGTCGCCCCGGGTGAAGCGCCTCGCCAGCGCCTGA
- a CDS encoding bifunctional folylpolyglutamate synthase/dihydrofolate synthase, whose amino-acid sequence MNRASLGEWLRWLEGVHPRAIDLGCERVAEVAQRLGLLPAPVPVITVAGTNGKGSVVACLEALYRTAGRRPGAYTSPHLLAYNERIRIAGEPADDTSIIRAFEAIDAARGEITLTYFEFATLAAAWCFREAGCDLWLLEVGLGGRLDATNAFDADVAVITSIDLDHMEWLGPDRESIAREKLGVARRGRPVVCADPAPPESLVQGAAALNAPLLALGEAFRYSAGPAAWDWTGEGEQLRGLPRPPWMPDAALANAAAAVAVVRLTDPRLRLTGHSVRGGIAAARLAGRLQAVPAAGGGQWLLDVAHNPGAMRLLAAAIAERRGGGRVRAAFGLMRRKPLGELVGLLAPVVDEWFALALPDDDGWSTAEIGAAVAEAGGRLIGEGGPDGAVAALDPITAPDDLTLGVGSFRVVEALLRAGVGGGVPAGTQFQV is encoded by the coding sequence GTGAACCGGGCCTCACTCGGGGAGTGGCTGCGCTGGCTCGAGGGCGTGCATCCGCGCGCCATCGACCTCGGCTGCGAGCGCGTCGCCGAGGTGGCGCAGCGCCTGGGGCTGCTGCCGGCGCCGGTGCCGGTCATTACCGTGGCCGGAACCAACGGCAAGGGCAGTGTGGTCGCCTGTCTGGAGGCCCTCTACCGTACCGCCGGCCGACGTCCGGGGGCCTACACCTCGCCCCATCTGCTGGCCTACAACGAGCGCATCCGCATCGCCGGCGAGCCGGCGGACGATACCAGCATCATCCGGGCCTTCGAGGCCATCGACGCCGCCCGCGGCGAGATCACCCTGACCTACTTCGAGTTCGCCACCCTGGCGGCGGCCTGGTGCTTCCGTGAGGCGGGCTGTGACCTCTGGCTGCTGGAGGTCGGGCTCGGCGGGCGGCTGGATGCCACCAACGCCTTCGACGCCGACGTCGCCGTCATCACCAGCATCGACCTGGACCACATGGAATGGCTCGGGCCGGATCGCGAGAGCATCGCCCGGGAGAAGCTCGGTGTCGCCCGGCGGGGGCGCCCGGTGGTCTGTGCCGACCCAGCCCCGCCCGAGAGCCTGGTGCAGGGCGCCGCGGCGCTGAATGCCCCGCTGCTCGCCCTGGGCGAGGCCTTCCGCTATAGCGCCGGGCCGGCGGCCTGGGACTGGACGGGTGAGGGCGAGCAGCTTCGTGGCCTGCCGCGGCCGCCCTGGATGCCCGATGCCGCGCTCGCCAACGCCGCCGCCGCGGTGGCGGTGGTGCGCCTCACCGACCCGCGCCTGCGACTGACCGGCCACAGCGTCCGCGGCGGCATCGCCGCTGCGCGCCTGGCGGGGCGGCTGCAGGCCGTGCCGGCGGCGGGTGGCGGGCAGTGGCTGCTGGACGTGGCGCACAACCCGGGGGCCATGCGGCTGCTGGCCGCTGCCATCGCGGAGCGGCGCGGCGGCGGGCGGGTGCGCGCCGCCTTCGGCCTGATGCGGCGCAAGCCGCTGGGGGAGCTGGTGGGCCTGCTGGCGCCGGTGGTGGACGAATGGTTCGCCCTGGCGCTGCCGGACGACGACGGCTGGAGCACGGCCGAGATCGGCGCCGCCGTAGCCGAGGCCGGCGGCCGGCTGATCGGCGAGGGTGGGCCGGACGGGGCCGTCGCCGCGTTGGACCCGATCACCGCGCCGGACGACCTCACCCTCGGCGTCGGCTCGTTCCGGGTGGTGGAGGCGTTATTGCGCGCCGGGGTCGGCGGAGGCGTGCCTGCCGGCACGCAGTTTCAGGTTTGA
- a CDS encoding SPOR domain-containing protein, with amino-acid sequence MQQRLKQRLVGAVVLVALAVIFLPMLLSGPVERTRVDVPLDVPEAPEPIAAPALPEADLLEEPPPGESLADMPRPAPEDAPAVGPATTEGGDSAATAPEADDPAPTDEPSADGDDGAAAEGGFAVQVGGFGSRDNAIRLRDRLREDGFETWVDEAEVDGRTVHRVRVGPVPARDEAEALAQRLAESHELPGLIIAR; translated from the coding sequence GTGCAGCAACGCCTGAAACAACGCCTCGTCGGCGCGGTGGTGCTGGTGGCGCTGGCCGTGATCTTCCTGCCCATGCTGCTCTCGGGGCCGGTGGAGCGGACGCGGGTGGACGTGCCGCTGGACGTGCCCGAGGCGCCGGAGCCCATCGCGGCGCCGGCCCTGCCCGAGGCCGATCTGCTCGAGGAGCCGCCCCCGGGGGAGTCCCTGGCCGACATGCCACGCCCGGCACCGGAGGATGCCCCCGCCGTGGGACCGGCCACCACCGAGGGCGGGGACAGCGCGGCGACGGCCCCGGAGGCCGACGACCCGGCGCCCACCGACGAGCCGTCCGCGGATGGAGACGATGGCGCGGCGGCGGAGGGTGGCTTCGCTGTGCAAGTCGGCGGCTTCGGCAGCCGCGACAATGCCATCCGCCTGCGCGACCGCCTGCGCGAGGACGGCTTCGAGACCTGGGTGGACGAGGCCGAGGTGGACGGGCGCACGGTGCACCGGGTCCGGGTGGGCCCGGTGCCGGCCCGCGACGAGGCCGAGGCGCTGGCGCAACGTCTGGCGGAAAGCCACGAGCTGCCGGGGCTGATCATTGCGCGTTAG
- a CDS encoding CvpA family protein: protein MNWLDFIFLGIIAASVLISLVRGFVREVVSILVWVAAFWLALRYSDTLAGFLEPYVGSPTIRLVAAFAGLFIVTLLLGALLNYLAGQLVGRTGLSGTDRALGVVFGGLRGLAIVALLVLAAGLTALPGERWWQESLLAGQLQPWVCRAGVGDWLDGLRVYQPLASEPAEGTPAPDYWRDFCGQVAAAEGGDSSTNEG, encoded by the coding sequence ATGAACTGGCTCGATTTCATCTTTCTCGGCATCATCGCTGCCTCTGTGCTGATCAGTCTGGTCCGCGGCTTTGTCCGTGAGGTGGTCTCCATTCTGGTCTGGGTGGCCGCCTTCTGGCTCGCCCTGCGCTACAGCGACACGCTGGCCGGTTTTCTCGAGCCCTACGTGGGCTCGCCGACCATCCGCCTGGTGGCGGCCTTTGCGGGGCTGTTCATCGTCACTCTCCTGCTCGGCGCGCTGCTCAACTACCTGGCCGGGCAGCTGGTGGGGCGGACCGGGCTGAGCGGTACCGACCGGGCCCTGGGCGTTGTGTTCGGCGGCCTGCGGGGTCTTGCCATCGTGGCGCTGCTGGTGCTGGCGGCGGGGCTGACCGCGCTGCCCGGCGAGCGCTGGTGGCAGGAGTCGCTGCTCGCCGGGCAGCTGCAGCCCTGGGTCTGCCGCGCAGGCGTGGGCGACTGGCTGGACGGCCTGCGGGTCTACCAGCCGCTGGCGAGCGAGCCGGCGGAAGGCACGCCGGCACCGGACTACTGGCGGGATTTCTGCGGGCAGGTGGCCGCCGCCGAGGGCGGTGATTCGAGCACCAACGAGGGCTGA
- the purF gene encoding amidophosphoribosyltransferase has protein sequence MCGVIGMVGQGPVNQALYDGLTVLQHRGQDAAGIMTYDQGRLYLRKDNGLVRDVFSARDMLQLRGNVGIGHVRYPTAGCASSAEAQPFYVNSPYGISLAHNGNLTNADAIKRDLYLEDLRHINTSSDSEILLNVFAHELGELRKLRVNESDIFGAVAGIHRRCRGGYAAVAMINGYGVLGFRDPNGIRPLCFGRRDTGTGTEYMIASESVALDVLGFDLVRDVAPGEAVFIDLHGRLHTQQCADSPRLAPCIFEYVYLARPDSMLDDVSVYKSRLRMGRMLARKIQREWADHDIDVVIPIPDTSRTSALDLANDLNVTYREGFIKNRYIGRTFIMPGQAVRQRSVRQKLNPIELEFRNKNVLLVDDSIVRGTTSQQIIQMARETGANKVYFASAAPPVRYPNVYGIDMPAARELLAHGRDVEGIRRVIGADGMIYQDLEDLVTAVREGNDAIQGFDCSCFDGEYITGDITADYLLALEAQRADEVRQAREGGMGDAGDLAQVQASP, from the coding sequence ATGTGCGGTGTCATTGGCATGGTCGGGCAGGGGCCGGTGAACCAGGCCCTGTACGACGGGCTGACGGTGCTCCAGCACCGGGGCCAGGACGCGGCCGGGATCATGACCTACGATCAGGGCCGGCTCTACCTGCGCAAGGACAACGGCCTGGTGCGGGACGTCTTCAGCGCGCGGGACATGCTGCAGCTGCGCGGGAATGTCGGCATCGGCCACGTGCGCTACCCGACGGCGGGCTGCGCGAGCTCCGCCGAGGCGCAGCCGTTCTACGTGAACTCGCCCTACGGCATCAGCCTGGCTCACAACGGCAACCTCACCAACGCCGACGCCATCAAGCGCGACCTCTACCTGGAGGATCTGCGCCACATCAACACCAGCTCCGACTCCGAGATCCTGCTCAACGTCTTCGCCCACGAGCTCGGCGAGCTGCGCAAGCTGCGCGTGAACGAGAGCGACATCTTCGGCGCCGTGGCGGGCATCCACCGCCGCTGCCGCGGCGGCTATGCCGCCGTCGCCATGATCAACGGCTACGGCGTGCTCGGCTTTCGCGACCCCAACGGCATCCGGCCGCTGTGCTTTGGCCGCCGCGACACCGGCACCGGCACCGAGTACATGATCGCCTCCGAGAGCGTGGCGCTGGACGTCCTCGGCTTCGATCTGGTGCGCGATGTCGCCCCCGGCGAAGCGGTGTTCATCGACCTGCACGGGCGGCTGCACACGCAGCAGTGCGCGGACTCCCCGCGGCTTGCGCCCTGCATCTTCGAGTACGTCTACCTGGCGCGCCCGGATTCCATGCTGGACGACGTCTCGGTCTACAAGTCGCGCCTGCGGATGGGGCGGATGCTCGCCCGCAAGATCCAGCGCGAGTGGGCGGACCACGACATCGACGTGGTCATCCCCATCCCCGACACCAGCCGCACCAGCGCCCTGGACCTCGCCAACGACCTGAACGTCACCTACCGCGAGGGCTTCATCAAGAACCGCTACATCGGGCGCACGTTCATCATGCCCGGGCAGGCGGTACGGCAGAGATCCGTGCGCCAGAAGCTGAACCCCATCGAGCTCGAGTTCCGCAACAAGAACGTCCTGCTGGTGGACGACTCCATCGTGCGCGGCACGACCTCCCAGCAGATCATCCAGATGGCCCGCGAGACCGGCGCGAACAAGGTCTATTTCGCTTCCGCGGCGCCGCCGGTGCGCTACCCGAACGTCTACGGCATCGACATGCCCGCCGCCCGGGAGCTGCTGGCCCACGGCCGCGATGTGGAGGGCATCCGCCGGGTTATCGGCGCCGACGGCATGATCTACCAGGACCTCGAGGATCTGGTGACCGCGGTCCGCGAGGGCAACGACGCCATCCAGGGCTTCGACTGCTCCTGTTTCGACGGCGAATACATCACCGGCGACATCACCGCCGACTATCTGCTGGCGCTGGAGGCGCAGCGTGCGGACGAGGTGCGCCAGGCCCGGGAAGGCGGCATGGGCGACGCGGGTGATCTTGCCCAGGTGCAGGCAAGCCCCTGA
- a CDS encoding O-succinylhomoserine sulfhydrylase produces the protein MSEHDHPDWGPATLGLRAGWERTPEQEHSEAIFPTSSFTFANAAEAAARFGGEVPGNIYSRFTNPTVRAFQNRLAAMEGGDACIGTASGMSAILATCMALLNGGEHVVCSYGVFGTTASLFSNHLSRFGLETSFVPLTDYEAWADAIRPNTRMLFLETPSNPLTEVADIERLAALAHDHGAMLVVDNCFCTPALQRPLELGADLIIHSATKYLDGQGRCVGGAVVGDHERVAEKVFGFLRSAGPTMSPFNAWVFLKGLETLALRMRGHGENAQRLAEWLQHQPGVRRVHYPGLPDHPQHALAARQQSGFGGIVSFEVAGGREAAWRVVDGTRLMSITANLGDVRTTITHPATTTHGRNPPEQRAAAGITEGLLRISVGLEDFEDIRRDLAGALAAAGEGA, from the coding sequence ATGTCCGAGCATGATCACCCCGACTGGGGGCCGGCCACACTTGGCCTGCGCGCGGGCTGGGAGCGAACGCCGGAACAGGAGCATTCCGAGGCGATCTTCCCCACCTCGAGCTTCACCTTCGCCAATGCCGCGGAGGCGGCCGCCCGTTTCGGCGGCGAGGTGCCGGGGAACATCTACTCGCGATTTACCAATCCCACCGTGCGCGCGTTCCAGAACCGGCTGGCGGCAATGGAGGGCGGCGACGCCTGCATTGGTACCGCGTCGGGCATGTCCGCCATCCTTGCCACCTGCATGGCTTTGCTCAACGGCGGCGAGCACGTGGTCTGCTCCTACGGCGTGTTCGGCACCACCGCCTCGCTGTTCAGCAACCACCTGAGCCGGTTCGGCCTGGAGACCAGCTTCGTCCCGCTCACCGACTATGAGGCCTGGGCCGATGCCATCCGGCCGAACACGCGCATGCTGTTCCTGGAGACGCCCTCCAATCCGCTCACCGAGGTGGCGGACATCGAGCGCCTGGCGGCGCTCGCCCACGATCACGGCGCCATGCTGGTGGTCGACAACTGTTTCTGCACACCTGCGCTGCAGCGCCCCCTCGAGCTCGGCGCGGATCTGATTATCCATTCGGCCACCAAGTATCTCGATGGCCAGGGGCGTTGCGTCGGTGGCGCCGTGGTGGGCGACCACGAGCGTGTCGCGGAGAAGGTGTTCGGCTTCCTGCGCAGCGCCGGACCCACCATGAGCCCTTTCAACGCGTGGGTGTTCCTGAAGGGGCTGGAAACCCTGGCGCTGCGCATGCGCGGCCACGGCGAGAACGCGCAGCGCCTCGCCGAGTGGCTGCAGCACCAGCCCGGCGTGCGCCGCGTGCACTACCCGGGGCTGCCCGACCATCCCCAGCACGCGCTCGCCGCGCGCCAGCAGAGTGGCTTCGGCGGCATCGTCTCCTTTGAGGTGGCCGGCGGCCGGGAGGCGGCCTGGCGGGTGGTGGACGGCACCCGGCTGATGTCGATCACCGCCAATCTGGGTGACGTGCGCACCACCATCACCCATCCGGCCACCACCACGCACGGCCGCAATCCGCCGGAGCAGCGTGCCGCCGCCGGGATCACCGAGGGCCTGCTGCGGATTTCCGTAGGCCTGGAGGACTTCGAGGATATCCGCCGCGATCTCGCCGGTGCGCTGGCCGCGGCAGGGGAGGGCGCATGA